In Aliarcobacter faecis, a genomic segment contains:
- a CDS encoding methyl-accepting chemotaxis protein, whose protein sequence is MQTESKETALGSTKGLNLINEIVVDTDNLHKEIAIENIIVESLVSKSKDIAQVINIIQEIAFQTNILSLNAAVEAATAGEAGKGFAVVAQEVRNLASRSADAAKQIKDVVTTIQKETEKIKESSDSVTTVVNETKLRIEQFMKLKVSQIKFL, encoded by the coding sequence ATGCAAACAGAGTCAAAAGAGACAGCACTTGGTTCTACAAAAGGATTAAATCTAATAAATGAGATAGTTGTTGATACAGATAATTTACATAAAGAAATAGCAATTGAAAATATTATTGTTGAATCTTTAGTATCAAAAAGTAAAGATATTGCACAAGTTATTAATATTATTCAAGAGATAGCTTTTCAAACAAATATTCTTTCATTAAATGCGGCAGTAGAAGCAGCAACAGCAGGAGAAGCAGGAAAAGGTTTTGCCGTTGTTGCTCAAGAGGTTAGAAATTTGGCAAGTAGAAGTGCTGATGCAGCAAAACAGATAAAAGATGTAGTTACAACAATTCAAAAAGAGACTGAAAAGATAAAAGAGAGTTCAGACTCTGTTACTACAGTTGTAAATGAGACAAAACTAAGAATAGAGCAGTTTATGAAGTTGAAAGTATCTCAAATAAAATTTTTATAA
- a CDS encoding response regulator has protein sequence MSKKSILIIDDESEILNLLSRFLSRNPNFSITTYANPVSAISDFERTNYDLVLLDIMMPQMNGLEVLEKLKAKKEDQKVVMMTAYSTLDKVLKSHKEGATNYVMKPFSSLEALEKKVIEVLEQ, from the coding sequence ATGAGTAAAAAATCAATTTTAATAATAGATGATGAATCAGAAATTTTAAATCTTTTAAGTAGATTCTTAAGTAGAAATCCAAACTTTTCTATAACAACATATGCAAATCCTGTTAGTGCAATTTCAGATTTTGAAAGAACTAATTATGATTTAGTTCTTCTTGATATTATGATGCCTCAAATGAATGGTTTAGAAGTTTTAGAAAAATTAAAAGCAAAAAAAGAGGATCAAAAAGTTGTTATGATGACAGCATATTCAACTTTAGATAAAGTTTTAAAATCACACAAAGAGGGTGCTACAAACTATGTTATGAAACCATTTTCTTCTCTTGAAGCTTTAGAAAAAAAAGTTATTGAAGTTTTAGAACAGTAA
- a CDS encoding PAS domain S-box protein has translation MSYKSPKFIFLFIFIILSFGLFFIFDFYKEKEIKLSLENNKKEILHKYSEIFRNYFEFGELIYFNEFIKDKKILNILKNSSLNQKKYIYESSVDSFAFYSNLGLSNFSFYNSNKDLILSFNEKSSIKKENLSKNDDFCFVKNDEKLYLAFLKPIFDEKLNFLGILSLEFLFDDFIQKLQKELNLTISYEISKILEEKVKKDKIYINIFTLKDKSNLFLLVQNNNSGIEAINKLFLEIFCLAILFLSILIFAIFKIFDYKTKMYIEKKDNEEFFTHIDKHILRLDTDINGNIVYISKAFCKISGYTEEEIIGKNVSILRHPDMSNTFYRNLWSELRETNFWQGEVKNKDKFGNTYWIKSVIFPKYNLKNELIGFRSIRFDITSIKQLEKINRLLKEDLSNKLNELKLKEKTDIDVIKIDLMSKIVDSMSHLWKEPISKISLELQKIDNQEIKDFVSKELFSLSNMLNDFKSIFKHTAEKTNLLTVLDSVKKSFTDEIDGKILNIKIDKNLDINLNIPKNELKNILINILKTQLECLKLSSFFDVNIFISVLSESSDNEIIIKIEDNIKKDKVNSSFEELLNSKDDKFFDTSIHLAKLLIEKNSGLFWYKNSISNTIYYIKLRKDLI, from the coding sequence ATGAGCTATAAAAGCCCAAAATTTATTTTTTTATTTATATTTATAATATTATCTTTTGGGCTTTTTTTTATCTTTGATTTTTATAAAGAAAAAGAGATAAAATTATCATTAGAAAATAATAAAAAAGAGATTCTACATAAATATAGTGAAATTTTTAGAAACTATTTTGAGTTTGGTGAACTCATATATTTTAATGAATTTATAAAAGATAAAAAAATTTTAAATATTTTAAAAAATAGCTCTTTAAATCAAAAGAAATATATATATGAAAGTAGTGTAGATAGCTTTGCTTTTTACTCAAATTTGGGTCTATCAAATTTCAGTTTTTATAATTCTAATAAAGATTTAATTCTAAGTTTCAATGAAAAAAGTAGTATAAAAAAAGAGAATTTATCAAAAAATGATGATTTCTGTTTTGTAAAAAATGATGAAAAGCTTTATTTAGCATTTTTAAAACCAATATTTGATGAAAAACTAAATTTTTTAGGAATTTTAAGTTTAGAATTTTTATTTGATGATTTTATACAAAAACTTCAAAAAGAGTTAAATCTTACTATCTCTTATGAGATTTCTAAAATCTTAGAGGAAAAAGTAAAAAAAGATAAAATTTATATAAATATTTTCACTCTAAAAGATAAATCAAATCTATTTTTATTAGTACAAAATAATAATTCAGGAATAGAGGCAATAAATAAACTATTTTTAGAAATTTTTTGTTTAGCAATACTTTTTTTATCTATTTTAATTTTTGCAATATTTAAAATATTTGATTATAAAACAAAAATGTATATTGAAAAAAAAGATAATGAAGAGTTTTTTACTCATATAGATAAACATATTTTAAGACTAGATACTGATATAAATGGTAATATAGTTTATATTTCAAAAGCTTTTTGTAAAATCTCAGGATATACAGAAGAGGAGATTATTGGGAAAAATGTCTCTATTTTAAGACATCCTGATATGTCAAATACTTTTTATAGAAATCTTTGGAGTGAACTTAGAGAGACAAATTTTTGGCAAGGTGAAGTAAAAAATAAAGATAAATTTGGAAATACATATTGGATAAAAAGTGTAATTTTTCCAAAATATAATTTAAAAAATGAGCTAATTGGATTTAGATCAATACGATTTGATATAACATCTATTAAGCAACTAGAGAAGATAAATAGGCTTTTAAAAGAGGATTTATCAAATAAGTTAAATGAACTAAAACTTAAAGAAAAGACAGATATTGATGTGATAAAAATTGATTTGATGTCAAAAATTGTTGATTCTATGTCTCATTTATGGAAAGAACCAATATCAAAAATATCTTTAGAACTTCAAAAAATAGATAATCAAGAGATAAAAGATTTTGTTTCAAAAGAGCTTTTTTCTCTTTCAAATATGTTAAATGATTTTAAATCTATATTTAAGCACACAGCAGAAAAAACGAATCTTTTAACAGTTTTAGATAGTGTTAAAAAGAGTTTTACTGATGAAATAGATGGAAAAATTCTAAATATAAAGATTGATAAAAATTTAGATATAAATTTAAATATTCCAAAAAATGAGTTAAAAAATATATTAATAAATATTTTAAAAACCCAATTAGAGTGTTTAAAATTATCATCATTTTTTGATGTTAATATTTTTATCTCAGTTTTGAGTGAGTCTTCAGATAATGAGATAATTATAAAGATAGAGGATAATATCAAAAAAGATAAAGTAAATAGTTCTTTTGAAGAACTTTTAAATTCAAAAGATGATAAATTTTTTGATACATCTATTCACTTAGCAAAACTTTTAATAGAGAAAAATAGTGGTCTATTTTGGTATAAGAATAGTATATCAAATACTATTTACTATATAAAGTTAAGAAAAGATTTAATATGA
- a CDS encoding PAS domain-containing sensor histidine kinase, whose amino-acid sequence MKISVFSKIFLVFTLFTFGLLSILFFIFYNFYYSYNINEDKKNSEFIINEQEKLFRTFIKKYDEKIVLIENIISNFKSEDEIVRFIKDVIFEDKTILSFKIVDLNAKESLKILNNSYHQSEVLEYSKLRNLFATNYFKYMRALNYKELYHYCLNDGKNSMNFIIRSKDNFYSIKISLDQIFENILNKYPKKIFIANTYNDYINSIIPKDFTKNEYIIKKIDIEKDSNFTFLVELNKEFRNDFVNNYIKIISSSTFILLSLLIFFFSLTISYLLNKRLNFNKAEFIKNENNILELNERDKIIDRYIMSMDIYPNKEIKDLSSSLAYFLGFSKNELVGHDYSLLFKKDMGQIVNFVKSKIELNSKTYIVEEFEGIKKSGENFFFKVYVEGIFKDLNLDYYSLICEDISDKKRVENLYLDLNIQVDEYDAIFQNVDSGVALLNKDGKFLKLNKKLCEILGYESRELLNLNSVDLISEESKNVFLKILSTLDDLGSISKIERIFIKKDKTPIHLELSLTLISYTNKIVFVLNQLEDKIKLQELNISLEQRIKQELEKSNAKDKIHLQEQIKNAKLSYIGAMAAGIVHEINTPLTYIKGNLELMQYDINNLPNDEIKDRMLYDSNKIKEGIIRLANIIESMREMSESTKEIKEVVNLYSTLLTVLTMAYNKSKQISKIYINDKLFNIDNIDKNEYVFNSKVQKQRLEQVWVIILNNALDELIKIEDYEKRFINISIFEENKNIVIRFKDNAGGIDEDIIDDIFDPFVSSKEQGGMGVGLNIAKKIVDEQNGEIIAFNEDNGAVFEIRLKKYEEDLV is encoded by the coding sequence ATGAAAATATCTGTTTTTTCAAAAATATTTCTAGTTTTTACTCTTTTCACTTTTGGTTTATTATCTATTCTATTTTTCATTTTTTACAATTTTTACTATTCATATAATATAAATGAGGATAAAAAAAATAGTGAATTTATAATTAATGAACAAGAAAAACTATTTAGAACTTTTATAAAAAAATATGATGAAAAGATAGTTTTAATAGAAAATATTATCTCAAATTTTAAAAGTGAAGATGAAATTGTAAGATTTATTAAAGATGTAATTTTTGAAGATAAAACTATTCTAAGTTTTAAAATAGTTGATTTAAATGCTAAAGAGAGTTTAAAAATATTAAATAATTCATATCATCAAAGTGAAGTTTTAGAGTATAGTAAACTCAGAAATCTCTTTGCAACAAACTATTTTAAATATATGAGGGCTTTAAATTATAAAGAGCTTTATCACTATTGTTTAAATGATGGTAAAAATAGTATGAATTTTATAATTAGGTCAAAAGATAATTTTTACTCAATAAAGATTAGTTTAGATCAGATTTTTGAAAATATCTTAAATAAATATCCTAAAAAAATATTTATTGCAAATACATATAATGATTATATAAATTCAATTATTCCAAAAGATTTCACTAAAAATGAATATATTATAAAAAAAATAGATATAGAAAAAGATAGTAATTTTACATTTTTAGTTGAATTAAATAAAGAGTTCAGAAATGATTTTGTAAATAATTATATTAAAATTATAAGTAGTTCAACTTTTATACTTTTATCTCTTTTAATATTCTTTTTTTCATTAACCATTTCATATTTATTAAATAAAAGATTAAATTTTAATAAAGCAGAGTTTATAAAAAATGAAAATAATATCTTAGAATTAAATGAAAGAGATAAGATTATAGATAGATATATAATGTCTATGGATATCTATCCAAATAAAGAGATAAAAGATTTAAGTAGCTCTTTAGCATATTTTTTGGGCTTTTCAAAAAATGAGTTAGTTGGTCATGATTATAGTCTATTATTTAAAAAAGATATGGGACAAATTGTAAATTTTGTAAAATCAAAAATAGAATTAAATAGTAAAACTTATATAGTTGAAGAGTTTGAAGGGATAAAAAAAAGTGGAGAGAATTTTTTCTTTAAAGTTTATGTTGAAGGTATTTTCAAAGATTTAAATTTAGATTATTATAGTTTGATATGTGAAGATATAAGTGATAAAAAAAGGGTTGAAAATCTCTATTTAGATTTAAATATTCAAGTAGATGAATATGATGCAATATTTCAAAATGTTGATAGTGGAGTTGCTCTTTTAAATAAAGATGGAAAGTTTTTAAAATTAAATAAAAAACTTTGTGAAATTTTGGGATATGAAAGTAGAGAACTTTTAAATTTAAATAGTGTTGACCTTATAAGTGAAGAGTCTAAAAATGTTTTTCTAAAAATTTTATCAACTCTTGATGATTTAGGAAGTATAAGTAAAATAGAGAGAATATTTATAAAAAAAGATAAGACACCAATTCATTTAGAACTATCTTTAACTCTTATCTCATATACAAATAAGATAGTTTTTGTTTTAAATCAACTTGAAGATAAGATAAAACTTCAAGAGTTAAATATTTCATTAGAACAAAGAATAAAACAAGAGCTTGAAAAAAGTAATGCAAAAGATAAAATACATCTTCAAGAACAGATAAAAAATGCAAAACTAAGCTATATTGGAGCTATGGCAGCTGGAATTGTGCATGAGATTAATACTCCACTTACATATATAAAGGGAAATCTTGAACTTATGCAGTATGATATAAATAATTTGCCAAATGATGAGATAAAAGATAGAATGCTTTATGATAGCAATAAAATAAAAGAAGGAATTATTAGATTAGCAAATATTATTGAATCTATGAGAGAGATGTCAGAAAGCACTAAAGAGATAAAAGAGGTGGTAAATCTTTACTCAACTTTACTTACAGTTCTTACTATGGCTTATAATAAATCAAAACAAATCTCTAAAATATATATAAATGATAAACTTTTCAATATAGATAATATTGATAAAAATGAGTATGTATTTAATAGTAAAGTTCAAAAACAAAGGCTTGAACAAGTTTGGGTTATTATTTTAAATAATGCTTTAGATGAGTTAATAAAAATTGAAGATTATGAAAAAAGATTTATAAATATCTCTATTTTTGAAGAAAATAAAAATATTGTAATTAGATTTAAAGATAATGCAGGTGGAATAGATGAAGATATTATAGATGATATATTTGATCCTTTTGTATCTTCAAAAGAACAAGGTGGAATGGGTGTTGGATTGAATATTGCAAAAAAAATAGTAGATGAACAAAATGGAGAAATTATAGCTTTTAATGAAGATAATGGAGCTGTTTTTGAAATACGATTAAAAAAATATGAAGAAGATTTAGTTTAA
- a CDS encoding tRNA1(Val) (adenine(37)-N6)-methyltransferase produces MVLYQPQNGYCYNSDTHFLFNFICKNLEKYKNINGELLDIGSGSGILGLLLAKKYHKIVLNQVEIQEIFQFLSIKNSAINNIVSIMHKGSFLDFNFDKKFDFCVSNPPFYHCNVIKSENENIKIARYNDSLPLRDFIKKASDVLKNGGKFFFCYDSKQLNEIILYLNEFKLNLESLQFVYPNISKEASLVMVYTKKDSKSLVRIFEPLVVFDEVKEFTQNVQNIYKEAGTHSVKVECE; encoded by the coding sequence TTGGTACTATATCAACCACAAAATGGTTATTGTTACAACAGTGATACACATTTTTTGTTTAATTTTATTTGTAAAAATTTAGAAAAGTATAAAAATATAAATGGCGAACTTTTGGATATTGGAAGTGGAAGTGGTATTTTAGGGCTATTATTAGCAAAAAAGTATCATAAAATAGTTTTAAATCAAGTAGAAATTCAAGAAATTTTTCAATTCCTTTCAATTAAGAATTCAGCTATAAATAATATTGTTTCAATAATGCACAAAGGTTCATTTTTGGATTTTAATTTTGATAAAAAGTTTGATTTTTGTGTTTCAAATCCTCCTTTTTATCACTGTAATGTTATAAAAAGTGAAAATGAGAATATAAAAATTGCAAGATATAATGACTCTCTGCCTTTAAGAGATTTTATAAAAAAAGCTTCAGATGTTTTGAAAAATGGTGGAAAGTTTTTTTTCTGTTATGATAGTAAACAGTTAAATGAAATTATTTTATATTTAAATGAGTTTAAATTAAACCTTGAATCTTTACAATTTGTTTATCCAAATATCTCAAAAGAGGCTAGTTTAGTTATGGTTTATACAAAAAAAGATTCAAAATCACTTGTTAGAATATTTGAGCCTTTAGTTGTTTTTGACGAAGTTAAAGAGTTTACACAAAATGTTCAAAATATTTACAAAGAAGCAGGAACACATAGTGTAAAGGTTGAATGTGAGTAG
- a CDS encoding 4Fe-4S binding protein: MSNIEAPLKTPVWVDESRCKACDRCVSVCPAGVLGMRQDIHSTLGSMATVVHPDACIGCNDCELSCPDFAIFVADKKEFKFAKLSEDAKQRQEKIIKNSYKILDEDKKV, translated from the coding sequence ATGTCAAATATTGAGGCTCCTTTAAAAACACCTGTATGGGTTGATGAAAGTAGATGTAAAGCATGTGATAGATGTGTATCTGTTTGTCCTGCTGGAGTACTAGGGATGAGACAAGATATTCACTCAACTTTAGGTTCTATGGCTACAGTTGTTCATCCTGATGCTTGTATTGGGTGTAATGACTGTGAACTATCTTGCCCTGATTTTGCAATTTTTGTAGCAGATAAAAAAGAGTTTAAGTTCGCAAAATTAAGTGAAGATGCAAAACAAAGACAAGAAAAAATTATAAAAAATAGTTATAAAATATTAGATGAAGATAAGAAGGTTTGA
- a CDS encoding tetratricopeptide repeat protein gives MPWNNKNLAIVFLIALFFTACVTKKISYDTKVNNRVFEKVEPKPFELEDFYIMYALEMENERVYYEARDVYFKLFEHTNKYEYLVNSVSLATQLKDFVFVEAAIAKYLRANIKEEEILLRLYSFAQLKLDKVEEASKNAEKLVALYPNELNYDVLATIYLTQKEYQKAHDIFSKAFAISSNAITLSTIANLEFFQLNRQQEAVSKLEDNLKKYDYDFNLSLQLIAFYEILKDEKKIEYILKEMFFYYRNNDSQLQLNNTKTLFWKYIKKDHIIDFWEENREKDDILVAAYRTTNQPQKAKDLLKELYEESQDKEILAELAIVEFDMAPNKKDIVPSVIEKLEIVLQSSNNHIYQNFLAYLLIDYELDIKKGVDLVKKALEQDAENIAYLDTLAWGEYKLKNCKTAYSIMKKIIDEVGLEDEELKQHWEKIKECK, from the coding sequence ATGCCCTGGAATAATAAAAATTTAGCTATTGTTTTTTTAATAGCACTATTTTTTACAGCTTGTGTTACAAAAAAAATATCTTATGATACTAAAGTTAATAATAGAGTATTTGAAAAAGTGGAACCAAAACCATTTGAATTAGAAGATTTTTATATAATGTATGCTTTAGAGATGGAAAATGAAAGAGTATATTATGAAGCAAGAGATGTATATTTTAAGCTTTTTGAGCATACAAATAAATATGAATATTTAGTAAATTCTGTCTCTTTAGCAACTCAACTAAAAGATTTTGTTTTTGTTGAAGCTGCAATTGCAAAGTATTTAAGAGCTAATATAAAAGAAGAAGAGATTTTATTAAGACTTTATAGCTTTGCACAGTTAAAGCTTGATAAAGTAGAAGAAGCTTCTAAAAATGCAGAAAAATTGGTTGCTTTATATCCAAATGAATTAAATTATGATGTTTTAGCAACAATTTATTTAACACAAAAAGAGTATCAAAAAGCTCATGATATATTCTCTAAAGCTTTTGCCATATCTTCAAATGCTATTACTTTAAGTACTATTGCAAATTTAGAGTTTTTTCAACTAAATAGACAACAAGAAGCAGTCTCAAAACTTGAGGATAATTTGAAAAAATATGATTATGATTTTAATCTATCTTTACAACTAATAGCTTTTTATGAGATATTAAAAGATGAGAAAAAAATAGAATATATCTTAAAAGAGATGTTTTTTTATTATAGAAATAATGATTCACAGCTTCAATTAAATAATACAAAAACTCTGTTTTGGAAATATATAAAAAAAGATCATATTATAGATTTTTGGGAAGAAAATAGAGAGAAAGATGATATTTTAGTAGCTGCTTATAGAACTACAAATCAACCACAAAAGGCTAAAGATTTATTAAAAGAGCTTTATGAAGAGAGTCAAGATAAAGAGATTTTAGCAGAGCTTGCTATTGTTGAATTTGATATGGCACCAAATAAAAAAGATATTGTTCCTAGTGTTATAGAAAAACTAGAAATAGTTTTACAAAGTTCAAATAATCATATCTATCAAAACTTTTTAGCATATTTATTAATAGATTATGAGTTAGATATAAAAAAAGGTGTAGATTTAGTAAAAAAAGCACTTGAACAAGATGCTGAAAATATAGCATATTTAGATACTTTAGCGTGGGGTGAATATAAGCTTAAGAATTGTAAAACAGCTTATAGTATTATGAAAAAGATAATTGATGAAGTAGGGCTTGAAGATGAAGAATTAAAACAACATTGGGAAAAAATAAAGGAGTGTAAATGA
- a CDS encoding BaiN/RdsA family NAD(P)/FAD-dependent oxidoreductase: protein MGAGASGLMLASNLDKRKYKNICLIETNSKIGQKIKVSGGAKCNITNEFVTFKNYLGDKDFAKFILDNFSKDDLLKFLNKQKIYPKLKENLVKGAYFCDSSQDVIDMFLLLTTHIKKFLDTKVLDISYSDFFTIFTNKEQIKAKKVVVASGGLSFSTLGASSIAFDIAKKFNHTVSRVEPALVGFTVQKEQFWFKELSGLSMPVNIFVEDKKIVGNLLFAHKGFSGPAVLTASLYWTKGKIKIDFLTNNNLEKLLSGNKNISTALLLPKRFTQEFLKSIELEDKACSKLTLQEIEKLKILKNYSFAPAGNFGFTKAEVTKGGIDTNEINHSSFESLKQKDLYFIGECLDLTGELGGFNFQIIFAQAFLCSLALNK from the coding sequence ATTGGAGCTGGGGCTAGTGGTCTTATGCTAGCTTCAAATTTAGATAAAAGAAAGTATAAAAATATCTGTTTAATAGAGACAAATAGTAAAATAGGTCAAAAAATAAAAGTTTCAGGTGGAGCAAAATGCAATATTACAAATGAATTTGTGACTTTTAAAAACTATTTAGGAGATAAAGATTTTGCTAAATTTATTTTAGATAATTTTTCAAAAGATGATTTATTAAAGTTTTTAAATAAACAAAAAATCTATCCAAAGCTAAAAGAAAATTTGGTAAAAGGAGCTTATTTTTGTGACTCTAGCCAAGATGTTATAGATATGTTTTTACTTCTTACAACACACATAAAAAAGTTTTTAGATACAAAAGTTTTAGATATTTCATATAGTGATTTTTTTACAATATTTACAAATAAAGAGCAAATAAAAGCAAAAAAAGTTGTAGTTGCAAGTGGTGGATTATCTTTTTCAACTTTAGGAGCTTCAAGTATTGCTTTTGATATTGCAAAAAAGTTTAATCATACAGTTTCAAGAGTTGAACCAGCTCTTGTAGGATTTACAGTTCAAAAAGAACAATTTTGGTTTAAAGAGCTTTCAGGTCTTTCAATGCCAGTAAATATCTTTGTGGAAGATAAAAAAATTGTGGGAAATCTACTTTTTGCACATAAAGGTTTTAGTGGACCAGCTGTTTTAACGGCTTCACTATATTGGACAAAAGGTAAAATAAAAATAGATTTTCTTACAAACAATAATTTAGAAAAACTTTTAAGTGGCAACAAAAATATCTCAACAGCTTTACTTCTACCAAAAAGATTTACGCAAGAGTTTTTGAAATCTATTGAATTAGAGGATAAAGCTTGTTCAAAACTAACTCTACAAGAGATAGAAAAACTAAAAATTTTAAAAAATTACAGTTTTGCTCCAGCTGGAAATTTTGGTTTTACAAAAGCAGAAGTTACAAAAGGTGGTATAGATACAAACGAGATAAATCATAGTTCATTTGAAAGTTTAAAGCAAAAAGATTTATATTTTATTGGTGAATGCTTGGATTTGACAGGTGAACTTGGCGGATTCAATTTTCAAATTATCTTTGCTCAAGCTTTTTTATGTAGTTTAGCTTTAAATAAATAA
- a CDS encoding TIGR00282 family metallophosphoesterase: MRIAFIGDIVGRPGRKIIKENLKSIRKEFNIDFVIANGENASHGFGLTIESSKELFSSGIDLITGGNHSFDKKKDMSVLLENGAVLRPHNYPDGVIGTGLKICDVKVDSDSEKVEKLAVLNLMGQYSMPIVDNPFNLAKKVIQELKEKNIKNIFIDFHGEATSEKRVMLMMFKGKVSAICGTHTHVGTDDLQIYENTAYLSDIGLTGCYDNVIGMDSYAPIQRATTGLGTHFEVPNSCFSILQMMIVDIKDGVAINSFKIKKLCNNSDLIITKATIL; this comes from the coding sequence ATGAGAATAGCATTTATAGGTGATATTGTAGGTCGCCCTGGAAGAAAAATAATTAAAGAGAATTTAAAATCTATAAGAAAAGAGTTTAATATTGATTTTGTAATAGCAAATGGTGAAAATGCAAGTCATGGTTTTGGTCTTACAATTGAAAGTTCTAAAGAGTTATTTTCAAGTGGAATTGATTTAATAACTGGTGGAAATCATAGTTTCGATAAGAAAAAAGATATGAGTGTTTTACTTGAAAATGGAGCTGTTTTAAGACCGCATAACTATCCTGATGGAGTAATTGGAACTGGGCTTAAAATTTGTGATGTAAAAGTTGATTCAGATAGTGAAAAGGTAGAAAAATTAGCAGTTTTAAATCTAATGGGACAATATTCAATGCCAATCGTTGATAATCCATTTAATCTAGCAAAAAAAGTCATTCAAGAATTAAAAGAGAAAAATATAAAAAATATTTTTATAGATTTTCATGGTGAAGCAACAAGTGAGAAAAGAGTAATGCTTATGATGTTTAAAGGAAAAGTTAGTGCAATTTGTGGGACTCATACCCATGTAGGAACTGATGATTTACAAATATATGAAAATACGGCATATTTAAGTGACATTGGCTTAACTGGTTGCTATGATAATGTTATTGGAATGGACTCTTATGCTCCAATACAAAGGGCAACTACAGGTCTTGGAACACATTTTGAAGTTCCAAATTCATGTTTTTCTATTTTACAAATGATGATTGTAGATATCAAAGATGGAGTTGCAATAAATAGTTTTAAGATAAAAAAACTTTGCAATAATAGTGATTTAATAATTACTAAAGCTACCATTTTATAA
- a CDS encoding YkgJ family cysteine cluster protein, which yields MSSLIKKDGYNFAFNPKACESCAGNCCIGDSGYIWISKNEIDTLAKYLKISIEDLIEKCLYKVGYKYSIKEIKLDKNNFACCFFNLEKKQCMIYEARPIQCRTFPFWDYFKRNENEVYKECPGIIKI from the coding sequence GTGAGTAGTTTAATAAAAAAAGATGGATATAATTTTGCATTTAATCCTAAAGCTTGTGAAAGTTGTGCAGGAAATTGTTGTATAGGTGATAGTGGTTATATTTGGATAAGTAAAAATGAGATAGATACTTTGGCAAAATATTTAAAAATCTCTATTGAAGACTTAATTGAAAAATGTCTTTATAAAGTAGGGTATAAATATAGTATAAAAGAGATAAAATTAGATAAAAATAATTTTGCTTGTTGTTTTTTTAATTTAGAAAAAAAACAGTGTATGATATATGAGGCAAGACCTATTCAATGTAGGACTTTTCCTTTTTGGGATTATTTTAAAAGAAATGAAAATGAGGTGTATAAAGAATGCCCTGGAATAATAAAAATTTAG
- the trpC gene encoding indole-3-glycerol phosphate synthase TrpC, with protein MILDEINRRTLEDLEKRKKELPFDMLGRSLSSNPYMPRDVKSYLKSTKDEPIRIIAEVKKASPSKGVIKADFDPLFIASEYSKNGANAISVLTEPHYFQGNLEYLTQIRRYVPTPLLRKDFILDKYQILEALVYGADFILLIAKSLSTKDLKELYTYARTLGLEVLVEIHDKEDLEKAIKSGADIIGINHRNLETFEMDMTLCEKLIPIIPNNKIIVAESGVSDVEVIKNLHSIGADAFLIGEHFMRVPSIENELKKFKNALNF; from the coding sequence ATGATACTTGATGAGATAAATAGAAGAACTTTAGAAGATTTAGAAAAAAGAAAAAAAGAGCTTCCTTTTGATATGTTGGGGAGAAGTTTATCTTCAAATCCATATATGCCAAGAGATGTAAAGAGCTATTTAAAAAGTACAAAAGATGAGCCTATAAGAATAATTGCTGAGGTTAAAAAAGCAAGTCCAAGTAAAGGTGTAATAAAAGCAGATTTTGATCCACTTTTTATTGCAAGTGAATATAGTAAAAATGGAGCAAATGCAATTTCTGTATTAACTGAACCTCACTATTTTCAAGGAAATTTAGAGTACTTAACACAAATAAGAAGATATGTTCCAACTCCACTTTTAAGAAAAGATTTTATACTTGATAAATATCAAATTTTAGAAGCTTTAGTTTATGGAGCGGATTTTATACTCTTAATTGCAAAATCTTTAAGTACTAAGGATTTAAAGGAGCTTTATACTTATGCTAGAACTTTAGGATTAGAAGTTTTAGTAGAAATTCATGATAAAGAAGATTTAGAAAAAGCAATTAAAAGTGGAGCAGATATTATAGGAATAAATCATAGAAATCTTGAAACTTTTGAGATGGATATGACTCTTTGTGAAAAACTAATTCCAATTATTCCAAATAATAAAATTATTGTTGCAGAATCTGGTGTTAGTGATGTTGAAGTTATCAAAAATTTACACTCTATTGGAGCAGATGCTTTTTTAATAGGAGAGCATTTTATGAGAGTTCCAAGTATTGAGAATGAGCTTAAAAAGTTTAAAAATGCTTTAAATTTTTAA